The following are from one region of the Nicotiana tabacum cultivar K326 chromosome 3, ASM71507v2, whole genome shotgun sequence genome:
- the LOC107811150 gene encoding uncharacterized protein LOC107811150, with protein sequence MMPGNSCFDLQGSMRANHQQLQHYQSHSKQGAINANFPLTIGSMQQDCNQNISLADQGKSASDEDEPSFTEDAADGLNDLNRGKKATPWQRVKWTDQMVRLLITAVSYIGEETAAEYGGRRKCSNLHKKGKWKSVSKVMAERDHFVSPQQCEDKFNDLNKRYKRLNEILGRGTSCEVVENPALLDVLDHVSEKGKEEVRKILSSKHLHYEEMCSYHNGNRLHLPPDLELQRSLRLALTSRDEHDDNDVRKHLQDDNDDDDHETHLVEDQDEYEENHSLPREHRLHGMSGGFSKRIKQCQGHEIVTFGNFLTTVDGNRTFISQPQKANTDANQMFSECNKADILQKQWMDHRSFQLEEQKLQIQAQMLELEKERFNWKRFSRKKDIELEMMRMENERIKLENECMALELKRKEMLAENV encoded by the coding sequence ATGATGCCAGGGAATAGTTGTTTTGATTTGCAAGGCTCCATGAGGGCTAATCATCAACAGCTTCAACATTATCAGTCTCATTCGAAACAAGGGGCAATTAATGCAAATTTCCCCCTCACTATAGGTAGTATGCAGCAGGATTGTAACCAGAATATTTCTTTGGCTGATCAGGGTAAGTCTGCAAGTGATGAAGATGAACCAAGTTTTACTGAAGATGCTGCTGATGGTCTCAATGACCTGAATAGGGGGAAAAAGGCTACCCCATGGCAGCGTGTGAAATGGACCGATCAGATGGTGAGGCTGTTGATAACTGCTGTTTCTTACATAGGCGAAGAGACTGCTGCAgagtatggtggaagaagaaaatGCTCTAATTTGCATAAGAAAGGGAAATGGAAGTCAGTGTCAAAAGTCATGGCTGAAAGGGATCATTTTGTTTCACCTCAACAGTGCGAGGATAAATTCAATGACCTAAACAAGAGGTATAAAAGACTCAATGAGATCCTTGGCAGAGGAACTTCCTGTGAGGTAGTTGAGAATCCTGCTCTTTTGGATGTGCTGGATCACGTATCAGAGAAAGGAAAGGAGGAAGTTAGGAAAATCTTAAGTTCAAAACATCTGCATTATGAAGAGATGTGTTCCTACCATAATGGGAACCGCTTACATCTGCCCCCAGACCTTGAACTGCAGCGTTCATTACGTTTGGCTCTTACAAGTAGAGATGAGCATGATGACAATGATGTTAGGAAGCACCTGcaagatgacaatgatgatgatgatcaCGAAACTCACTTGGTGGAGGACCAAGATGAGTATGAAGAGAATCATAGCTTGCCTAGGGAGCACAGGTTACATGGGATGTCAGGAGGTTTTTCAAAGAGGATAAAACAATGCCAGGGTCATGAAATTGTTACTTTTGGTAATTTCTTGACTACTGTCGATGGTAATAGGACTTTCATTTCTCAACCTCAGAAGGCAAACACTGATGCCAATCAAATGTTTTCCGAATGCAACAAAGCTGATATTCTGCAGAAGCAGTGGATGGATCATCGTTCGTTTCAGCTAGAAGAACAGAAGCTACAAATTCAGGCGCAAATGTTGGAATTGGAGAAAGAGCGTTTCAATTGGAAAAGATTTAGCAGGAAAAAGGACATCGAATTGGAAATGATGAGAATGGAAAATGAGAGGATTAAACTTGAGAATGAATGTATGGCATTGGAGTTGAAGCGAAAGGAAATGCTTGCTGAAAATGTTTAG